The Erythrobacter sp. Alg231-14 genome has a segment encoding these proteins:
- a CDS encoding EamA family transporter: MTPMERSGLIYAVTGFAILSVGDAVVKSMADLWPPYAVAAMRFSIGALVLSALLWRSEGAKAFVPQNWPLQIARGVCLSFASVSFFSAIYIMPLAEAMAIAFLSPILTQIFAGIFLGERVKPKVYVISVVALVGVVIILRPNLALLGWGAILPLISAVFFAVLMVLNRASAGQGSALSMQVFVAAMCVPILVLVSVAAKMSGEPTLDFGWPQWDVVARCTLVALTASIAHWMAYIGTTRAGAAQVAPTIYVQMVIAVGMGWVFFDDVPDLYTVLGAGLIIAAGLYLWRDGINPEPDQNAKTQPKRT; encoded by the coding sequence ATGACTCCGATGGAGCGCAGCGGGTTGATTTATGCCGTCACCGGCTTTGCGATTTTGTCGGTGGGCGATGCTGTGGTGAAAAGCATGGCCGATCTTTGGCCGCCCTATGCGGTGGCCGCGATGCGTTTTTCAATTGGCGCATTGGTTTTGTCGGCCTTGCTGTGGCGCAGCGAGGGGGCAAAGGCGTTTGTTCCTCAAAACTGGCCGTTGCAGATCGCACGGGGCGTTTGCCTATCATTTGCCTCGGTGAGCTTTTTCTCGGCGATTTACATCATGCCTTTGGCAGAGGCGATGGCCATCGCGTTTCTATCGCCTATCCTCACTCAAATCTTTGCAGGGATTTTCCTGGGCGAAAGGGTGAAACCCAAAGTTTATGTGATATCCGTCGTTGCCTTGGTGGGGGTCGTTATTATCCTCCGCCCTAACCTTGCGCTTTTGGGTTGGGGCGCAATCTTACCGTTGATTTCCGCAGTGTTTTTCGCGGTGTTGATGGTGCTCAACCGCGCCAGCGCAGGTCAGGGCAGCGCCTTATCGATGCAGGTTTTTGTCGCGGCAATGTGCGTCCCGATCCTTGTATTGGTGTCTGTAGCGGCAAAAATGTCGGGAGAGCCAACGTTGGATTTTGGATGGCCGCAATGGGATGTGGTGGCGCGTTGTACGCTTGTGGCTCTCACCGCCAGCATCGCCCATTGGATGGCCTATATCGGCACCACTCGCGCGGGCGCGGCGCAGGTTGCACCGACAATCTATGTTCAGATGGTGATCGCGGTCGGCATGGGATGGGTGTTCTTTGATGACGTGCCCGATCTGTACACAGTGCTGGGTGCCGGATTGATCATAGCAGCTGGCCTGTATCTCTGGCGCGACGGTATCAATCCGGAACCGGACCAAAATGCCAAGACACAACCGAAACGGACATAG
- a CDS encoding glycosyltransferase: protein MTKLIIQIPCLNEAEVLPDTLAKLPRIIPGIDAIEYLVIDDGSQDDTSGVARRWGVHHVVRHRRNRGLAEAFRSGIDKCLAEGADIIVNTDADGQYEGADIAHIVAPVASGEADICIGDRSVAGNAHFGSGKRLLQRLGSYVVRTLSATDITDAVSGFRAMSRDAAQRINITTDFSYTTDMLIQAGRKRLAITSVPIRTHAATRPSRLFKSIPRFIQQTGVTILRAYTTFNSLRVFVGLGMLATVLGLYPIGRFLWFFATGDGDGHIQSLVIGGALLTVGVLVSTLGILADLIATNRKLLEANMLKLRRIEEKLEQQSDAAIDAADGDDKTAAFVDAPISRAG from the coding sequence ATGACTAAGCTGATCATCCAAATACCCTGCCTCAACGAAGCAGAAGTGTTGCCCGACACGCTGGCGAAACTGCCACGCATTATTCCGGGCATCGATGCGATCGAATATCTCGTCATCGACGACGGCAGCCAAGACGACACGTCGGGTGTCGCGCGCCGTTGGGGCGTTCACCATGTGGTCCGCCATCGTCGCAATCGCGGACTTGCCGAAGCGTTTCGCAGCGGGATCGACAAATGTTTGGCTGAAGGTGCCGACATTATTGTCAACACCGATGCCGACGGCCAATATGAAGGCGCGGACATCGCGCATATCGTTGCCCCCGTTGCATCGGGTGAGGCAGACATTTGCATCGGTGACCGTTCCGTCGCCGGCAACGCCCATTTCGGCAGCGGTAAACGTCTGCTCCAACGGTTGGGCAGCTATGTCGTGCGCACTCTATCCGCAACGGACATCACCGACGCGGTAAGCGGGTTTCGCGCGATGAGCCGCGATGCCGCGCAACGCATCAACATCACCACCGATTTCAGCTACACGACAGACATGCTGATCCAAGCGGGCCGCAAACGGCTTGCCATCACCAGCGTGCCGATCCGCACACACGCCGCGACGCGCCCCTCGCGACTGTTCAAATCCATTCCGCGTTTCATCCAACAAACCGGCGTGACCATTCTGCGCGCTTACACAACGTTCAATTCTCTTCGTGTGTTTGTGGGATTGGGAATGCTGGCGACTGTCCTTGGATTGTATCCGATTGGCCGGTTCTTGTGGTTCTTTGCCACTGGAGACGGCGATGGTCATATTCAATCGCTTGTGATTGGCGGGGCGTTGCTGACCGTAGGTGTGCTGGTTTCGACGCTAGGCATATTGGCCGATTTGATCGCCACAAACCGCAAGCTGCTCGAAGCGAACATGCTCAAACTGCGCCGGATCGAAGAAAAACTGGAACAGCAAAGCGACGCAGCAATTGACGCTGCGGATGGTGACGACAAAACAGCCGCCTTTGTTGACGCTCCTATTTCGCGAGCTGGCTGA
- a CDS encoding glycosyltransferase, whose product MDASTPETAKPRVVFITRKWGPAVGGMETYCERLAEELAKIQPVDVIALKGRDNGQPPSVLALLSFPFIVIGRLIAMATDRASQKPEIVHLGDMAIWPLALMARLFFPSARIVLSAHGTDVAYGARGGLKGSAYAAFLSLGARLLSKARVIANSRATRDRLLSINWNSDAVVPLATDLRSDPADEIDTDRIVFAGRLVRRKGLHWFVSNVLPLLPETARITVIGTRWDETENAALNHQQVEFLGPKPQAELAQYFAKAACVIVPNIEIENGEYEGFGLVAPEAASAGGVVLAAASGGLRDAVIDCETGFQLPAGDAQAWAKKIAEIASWSETDRAAFVSRSTAKAQEHYSWSRVAADTSAAYSD is encoded by the coding sequence ATGGACGCGTCTACCCCTGAAACCGCGAAACCGCGTGTTGTCTTCATCACCAGAAAATGGGGCCCAGCTGTCGGCGGGATGGAGACGTATTGCGAACGGTTGGCCGAGGAACTGGCAAAGATTCAACCGGTTGACGTCATCGCATTGAAAGGTCGTGACAATGGGCAACCGCCGAGTGTCTTGGCGCTTTTGTCGTTCCCTTTCATCGTGATTGGACGTCTGATCGCGATGGCCACCGATCGCGCATCACAAAAGCCGGAAATCGTCCATCTGGGTGACATGGCCATTTGGCCATTGGCATTGATGGCACGATTGTTCTTCCCATCGGCGCGGATAGTCTTGTCCGCGCATGGCACTGATGTCGCATACGGCGCACGTGGCGGCCTAAAAGGGTCCGCTTACGCAGCGTTCCTGTCACTGGGTGCTCGATTGCTATCAAAAGCGCGGGTCATCGCGAATTCTCGTGCAACGCGCGACCGATTGTTGTCGATCAATTGGAACAGCGACGCAGTTGTCCCCTTGGCCACAGATTTGCGCAGCGATCCAGCCGATGAAATTGACACCGATCGGATCGTTTTCGCCGGACGCTTAGTCCGACGAAAAGGATTGCATTGGTTCGTTTCCAACGTGCTCCCCCTCCTCCCGGAAACCGCGCGCATTACCGTCATCGGCACCCGATGGGACGAAACGGAGAACGCGGCTCTCAATCATCAGCAAGTCGAATTTCTTGGCCCAAAACCTCAAGCAGAATTGGCCCAGTATTTCGCAAAGGCCGCGTGCGTCATTGTTCCCAATATTGAAATTGAGAATGGGGAATATGAAGGCTTTGGTCTCGTCGCACCCGAAGCAGCCAGCGCAGGTGGCGTCGTTTTGGCGGCGGCCAGCGGCGGATTGCGCGACGCGGTGATTGATTGCGAAACCGGCTTTCAATTGCCCGCTGGCGACGCGCAAGCATGGGCCAAGAAGATCGCTGAGATCGCAAGCTGGTCAGAAACAGACCGCGCCGCTTTCGTCTCTCGATCCACCGCCAAGGCGCAAGAGCATTACAGTTGGAGCAGGGTCGCAGCAGACACGTCTGCCGCCTATTCCGATTGA
- a CDS encoding glycosyltransferase: MPAITVLMGVHNGAQFLAETMASVAHQSFNDYEFLIVDDASSDASPKILAEAAAKDPRIRVVTNTENIGLTRSLNRGLQEAWGGYIARIDADDVCLPDRLAIQHAHMEMHADHVGVTSGFEMIDADGHRVRTVDQPLDDWQVRWTLGWNPPAPHPTFMFRRCPDGREPIFYDETYRTAQDFDLWGRLSAFGKTSRLSDVLIQYRRHDGAITHGKRHEQAQNCAAIGSGHSSARLPAEISERLEPLMALFSYNAKADPEAIRTAIAGADAMVAYDTATAPSAQHRRWVRQMTAGLLADAILSRAGGLSSPASIAAFVWHGRAHLLHLASAVLDDPGTALKSLRNRKSA; encoded by the coding sequence ATGCCAGCGATCACCGTCTTGATGGGAGTGCATAACGGCGCGCAATTCCTTGCCGAAACTATGGCGAGCGTCGCGCATCAGAGCTTCAACGATTATGAGTTTCTGATTGTTGATGATGCGTCCAGCGATGCCTCACCCAAGATTTTGGCGGAGGCGGCGGCGAAGGATCCGCGTATTCGCGTGGTCACCAACACTGAAAATATCGGCCTAACTCGGTCGCTGAACCGCGGCCTACAAGAGGCGTGGGGCGGGTATATTGCGCGCATTGACGCCGATGATGTGTGTTTGCCCGATCGGTTGGCGATCCAACACGCGCATATGGAAATGCATGCCGACCATGTTGGCGTCACGTCTGGATTTGAGATGATTGATGCCGATGGCCATCGTGTCCGAACCGTAGATCAACCTTTGGATGATTGGCAGGTCCGTTGGACGCTGGGTTGGAATCCACCCGCTCCGCATCCCACATTTATGTTCCGTCGATGCCCAGATGGACGGGAACCGATTTTTTATGATGAAACTTATCGGACGGCGCAGGATTTTGACCTTTGGGGTCGGCTTTCCGCTTTTGGTAAGACGAGCCGCTTGTCCGATGTATTGATCCAATATCGCCGCCATGACGGGGCGATCACTCATGGAAAACGCCACGAACAAGCGCAAAATTGCGCGGCCATTGGCAGTGGACATTCAAGCGCGCGATTGCCGGCGGAGATCTCCGAAAGGTTGGAGCCCTTGATGGCGTTGTTTTCCTACAACGCAAAGGCTGATCCTGAGGCAATTCGAACAGCTATCGCCGGGGCCGATGCAATGGTCGCGTATGACACGGCCACCGCGCCTAGCGCGCAGCACCGTCGCTGGGTCCGGCAAATGACCGCCGGATTGTTGGCCGATGCCATTTTGTCGCGTGCTGGCGGACTGTCTTCGCCCGCGTCGATCGCGGCGTTTGTGTGGCACGGCCGGGCGCATTTGCTGCATTTGGCGAGTGCGGTTTTGGACGATCCAGGAACCGCGTTAAAATCGTTGCGCAATCGCAAATCGGCATAG
- a CDS encoding methyltransferase domain-containing protein gives MSTTLKSPDSLYGTDFHANRDARTRAAARHIIGKVIDWVDPKSACDVGCGVGTWLAVARELGIKDVHGFEGPWAKTANLVLDPDEVSFQNLEAKVEADRKFDLAISLEVAEHLDPSRAASFVDDLCALSDCVMFSAAIPFQGGTGHINEQWQSYWADHFQSKNYIAFDPIRPLIWQDENIAFWYRQNMLVYAREGSEAAAKLAKVTSGTATMLDLVHPDQYLHAEAAQPARAISRKVKKVFGRA, from the coding sequence ATGTCGACAACACTGAAATCCCCCGATTCCCTTTATGGAACCGATTTCCACGCCAATCGTGATGCGCGCACCCGCGCCGCCGCTCGGCATATTATTGGCAAGGTGATCGATTGGGTCGATCCCAAGAGCGCCTGCGATGTGGGTTGCGGGGTCGGCACATGGTTGGCGGTTGCCCGCGAATTGGGCATCAAAGACGTGCACGGTTTCGAAGGCCCTTGGGCAAAGACTGCTAATCTGGTGCTCGATCCCGACGAAGTGAGCTTTCAAAATCTCGAAGCCAAAGTGGAAGCGGATCGCAAGTTCGATCTGGCGATTTCGCTCGAGGTTGCCGAACATCTGGATCCATCGCGTGCGGCCAGTTTTGTCGACGATCTTTGCGCGTTGAGCGATTGTGTAATGTTCTCGGCTGCGATCCCGTTTCAAGGCGGTACCGGCCATATCAATGAACAATGGCAAAGCTACTGGGCGGATCATTTTCAGAGCAAGAATTACATCGCCTTTGACCCCATTCGGCCGTTGATCTGGCAAGACGAAAACATTGCGTTTTGGTACCGTCAAAACATGTTGGTCTACGCCCGCGAAGGATCGGAGGCCGCTGCAAAATTGGCCAAAGTAACTTCGGGCACCGCTACGATGCTGGACCTTGTTCACCCAGACCAATATCTCCACGCAGAGGCGGCTCAACCCGCTCGCGCGATCTCTCGCAAGGTGAAAAAGGTCTTCGGTCGGGCCTAA
- a CDS encoding ATPase, T2SS/T4P/T4SS family, whose product MSAFGKKGGAGGMRPGAKPAFGVARPMKGGAPKSEETGDGGEQFPPLPAEGGDTEAAKPAPKAKPNRNATANAMDRLQERMNATNTAEAEAGGFEASVHKIKEQVLPRLLERVDPEAAATLSKEELSEEFRPIIMEVLAELKVTLNRREQFALEKVLIDELLGFGPLEELLNDPDVSDIMVNGPDQTYIEKKGKLTIAPIRFRDEQHLFQIAQRIVNQVGRRVDQTTPLADARLKDGSRVNVIVPPLSLRGTAISIRKFSEKPITLDMLKEFGSMSEKMCTALKIAGACRMNIVISGGTGSGKTTMLNALSKMIDPGERVLTIEDAAELRLQQPHWLPLETRPPNLEGQGAITIGDLVKNALRMRPDRIILGEIRGAECFDLLAAMNTGHDGSMCTLHANSPRECLGRMENMILMGDIKIPKQAISTQIAESVDLIVQVKRLRDGSRRTTDITEVIGMEGDVIVTQNLFKFEYLDESEDGKIMGEFRASGLRPYTLEKARQYGFDQAYLEACL is encoded by the coding sequence ATGAGTGCATTCGGCAAAAAGGGTGGCGCAGGCGGCATGAGACCTGGCGCAAAGCCAGCTTTTGGCGTCGCACGACCTATGAAGGGCGGCGCCCCAAAGTCCGAAGAAACCGGTGATGGTGGGGAACAGTTCCCGCCTTTGCCAGCAGAAGGCGGAGACACCGAAGCGGCCAAGCCTGCCCCCAAGGCCAAGCCGAACCGCAACGCCACAGCCAATGCGATGGATCGTCTGCAAGAGCGGATGAACGCCACCAACACTGCCGAGGCAGAAGCCGGCGGGTTCGAGGCGTCTGTTCACAAGATTAAAGAACAAGTGCTTCCGCGCTTGCTCGAACGGGTTGATCCCGAAGCCGCGGCAACGCTTTCCAAGGAAGAATTGTCGGAAGAATTTCGCCCGATCATCATGGAAGTGCTGGCCGAGTTGAAGGTCACGCTGAACCGGCGCGAACAATTCGCGCTTGAAAAGGTTCTGATCGATGAATTGCTGGGCTTTGGCCCGCTCGAAGAATTGCTCAACGACCCGGACGTGTCCGATATTATGGTCAACGGTCCGGACCAAACCTATATTGAGAAAAAGGGTAAGTTGACCATCGCGCCGATCCGGTTCCGCGACGAACAACACCTCTTCCAAATCGCACAGCGTATCGTGAACCAAGTTGGCCGCCGCGTCGACCAAACCACGCCGCTGGCCGATGCTCGCTTGAAAGACGGCTCTCGTGTGAACGTTATTGTTCCGCCGCTGTCGCTGCGCGGTACCGCGATTTCCATTCGTAAATTCTCCGAAAAACCGATCACTTTGGACATGCTCAAAGAATTCGGTTCGATGAGCGAAAAGATGTGCACCGCGCTAAAAATCGCGGGCGCATGCCGGATGAACATCGTTATTTCTGGCGGTACCGGTTCTGGTAAAACGACCATGCTCAACGCCCTGTCGAAAATGATCGACCCGGGCGAACGCGTTCTGACGATTGAGGATGCCGCGGAACTTCGCCTGCAACAACCGCACTGGCTGCCGCTGGAAACGCGTCCGCCTAACCTTGAAGGGCAAGGCGCGATTACGATCGGTGACCTTGTGAAAAACGCCCTGCGTATGCGTCCTGACCGGATTATTCTGGGTGAGATTCGTGGCGCCGAGTGTTTCGATCTTCTCGCGGCGATGAACACGGGCCACGATGGTTCGATGTGTACGCTTCACGCCAACAGCCCGCGCGAATGCCTTGGCCGGATGGAAAACATGATCCTGATGGGCGACATCAAAATCCCGAAACAGGCGATTTCAACACAGATTGCGGAATCGGTTGACCTAATCGTTCAGGTTAAGCGTTTGCGCGATGGTTCGCGTCGAACCACCGACATTACCGAGGTGATCGGGATGGAAGGCGACGTGATCGTTACCCAGAACCTGTTCAAATTCGAGTATCTCGATGAGAGCGAAGACGGCAAGATCATGGGCGAATTCCGCGCCTCTGGCCTGCGCCCCTATACTCTTGAAAAGGCCCGTCAATACGGGTTTGACCAAGCGTATTTGGAAGCGTGCCTCTAA
- a CDS encoding EamA family transporter, with the protein MDGSVARPRPMLAIGLRLLTAVVFATMGMLVKLGGERGVHLVEMLFWRQMITFALITAGLALLGKLATLRTNRIKSHAGRAALGGFCMFFVYGAVLLLPLAEATTLSYTAPFFAVVIAVTMFGERVGLYRSAAVLVGSCGVLVIMQPTGMGGEITAFGVFVALAAAAMVAMISFQIQDLNKTESPWSIIFWFTALSTPVFMMAMPFFAGAHDADTWLIIIAMALSGAAAQILLTSSLRFGSAGMVLLIDYTSLLWATAYGFTVFDREPSANLWLGAPLIIGAGLLIAWRERKLAIAHKKAEIAPE; encoded by the coding sequence ATGGATGGCTCTGTCGCTCGCCCTCGCCCTATGCTTGCAATCGGCCTGCGCCTTCTCACCGCGGTGGTTTTCGCGACGATGGGGATGTTGGTTAAGCTGGGCGGTGAGCGCGGCGTTCATCTGGTCGAGATGCTTTTTTGGCGGCAGATGATAACTTTCGCCTTGATCACGGCGGGATTGGCGCTGCTTGGAAAGCTCGCAACACTGCGAACCAATCGAATCAAAAGTCATGCGGGGCGCGCAGCGTTGGGCGGATTTTGCATGTTCTTTGTGTACGGCGCCGTGCTGTTGTTGCCATTGGCGGAGGCAACCACCCTTTCCTACACCGCGCCGTTCTTTGCCGTTGTGATCGCCGTTACGATGTTTGGCGAACGCGTCGGCCTCTATCGCTCTGCCGCTGTTCTAGTCGGATCGTGCGGTGTTTTGGTTATCATGCAGCCGACCGGCATGGGCGGTGAAATCACCGCATTCGGCGTGTTCGTTGCGTTGGCCGCCGCGGCGATGGTTGCCATGATTAGCTTTCAAATTCAGGATCTCAACAAGACCGAAAGCCCGTGGAGCATCATATTCTGGTTCACTGCACTTTCCACACCCGTCTTTATGATGGCGATGCCTTTCTTCGCAGGCGCGCATGACGCCGACACATGGCTTATTATCATAGCAATGGCCCTGAGCGGGGCGGCTGCACAAATTTTGCTCACCAGCTCGCTGCGCTTTGGATCCGCGGGCATGGTCCTCTTGATTGACTACACATCGCTGCTTTGGGCGACCGCCTATGGTTTCACGGTGTTCGATCGGGAGCCATCTGCAAATTTGTGGCTCGGCGCTCCACTTATCATTGGTGCGGGGCTACTCATCGCATGGCGAGAGCGTAAACTGGCGATCGCCCACAAAAAGGCTGAGATAGCTCCAGAATAA
- a CDS encoding entericidin A/B family lipoprotein: MIRKTIITAALAALTLTSAACNTVQGLGRDIESVGRTGEEIID, translated from the coding sequence ATGATCCGAAAGACAATCATCACCGCCGCCCTCGCCGCTCTGACTTTAACCAGCGCGGCTTGCAACACCGTTCAAGGCCTTGGCCGTGACATTGAATCGGTCGGACGCACCGGCGAAGAAATCATCGATTAA
- a CDS encoding DUF938 domain-containing protein yields MKKHAPATLRNREVIAQALAEELPQDGLVLEVASGSGEHAVFFADRFPMMTWQPSDPNGEAVASIRAYRTEFSGTNLRSPVVLDASMPDHWNAEAVDAIVCINMTHISPWAASVGLFKGAAQILSGKSLPLILYGPYFEHGVEPAPSNIAFDEGLRARNSEWGIRRLADMDALAHANGLTRTARREMPANNVFLVYRPG; encoded by the coding sequence ATGAAAAAGCACGCCCCCGCGACCCTGCGCAATCGAGAGGTGATTGCGCAGGCTTTAGCGGAGGAATTGCCGCAGGATGGCCTTGTGCTGGAAGTGGCGAGCGGTTCGGGTGAACACGCCGTGTTCTTTGCCGACCGGTTCCCGATGATGACATGGCAGCCGAGCGACCCAAATGGCGAAGCCGTTGCCTCCATCCGCGCTTATCGCACCGAATTTTCGGGCACGAACCTACGCTCACCAGTTGTCTTGGACGCATCCATGCCGGATCATTGGAATGCAGAAGCCGTTGATGCAATTGTGTGCATCAACATGACACATATCAGCCCATGGGCCGCGAGCGTGGGATTGTTCAAAGGCGCTGCGCAGATTTTGAGCGGCAAAAGTTTGCCGCTTATTCTGTACGGCCCATATTTTGAGCACGGCGTAGAACCAGCCCCTTCGAACATCGCATTTGACGAAGGATTGCGCGCACGCAATTCGGAATGGGGTATCCGCCGTCTGGCGGATATGGACGCATTGGCCCATGCGAACGGCCTGACCCGAACTGCGCGTCGGGAAATGCCCGCCAACAATGTTTTCTTGGTCTATCGACCTGGTTAG
- a CDS encoding long-chain-fatty-acid--CoA ligase: protein MAVGVHHTFTTFDEIMNHWAANRPNGTALEHEGRSASFAEVDVLTRQLIALFKANGIAKGDRIAWLGKNSDRHCLLYIAAGRMGAVLVPIGWRLAPPEIAYILGDTGAKLVFTGEGFAETAQSVASQLPNKPHVIDADAAMAEAAAMDPASYEPPHQDDPILQLYTSGTTGNPKGVQLSNSNLFELRILGNQAGVDWNHYEEDDCVLFAMPCAHIGGTGLINNSIANGVRCRVDAEFTPDGVLSAIEAGATHLFIVPAALQMVVQHPKAAETDFSKLKFLMYGAAPMPLELLKEAVKTMPNAGFVQLYGMTETTGTVTALGPEDHSIEGNQRMRSAGKAIPGANIEIRGPDNKELPFGEIGEVCIKSPSNTAGYWNLPEATASTIDAEGWVHTGDAAIMDVDGYVYIQDRIKDMIISGGENVYPAEVESAMYGHPAIAEVAVIGIPSEKWGEEVKACVVCKPGHELDANDVIAYTRERVAAFKAPKTVDVIPELPRNASGKILRRQLRDPYWEGQERQVS from the coding sequence ATGGCCGTAGGCGTGCACCATACATTCACAACCTTTGATGAAATCATGAACCATTGGGCTGCCAATCGCCCTAATGGCACCGCTTTAGAGCATGAGGGGCGCTCCGCGTCCTTTGCAGAGGTGGATGTTTTGACTCGCCAGTTGATCGCTTTGTTCAAAGCGAACGGCATTGCGAAAGGCGACCGGATCGCATGGCTTGGCAAGAATTCTGACCGTCACTGCCTGCTCTACATTGCCGCAGGGCGCATGGGTGCTGTGTTGGTGCCGATCGGTTGGCGTTTGGCCCCACCAGAGATTGCCTATATTTTGGGTGATACCGGGGCGAAATTGGTTTTTACCGGTGAAGGGTTTGCCGAAACGGCGCAATCTGTTGCCTCACAGCTTCCCAACAAACCGCATGTGATCGACGCCGATGCCGCAATGGCCGAAGCCGCGGCGATGGATCCGGCGAGTTATGAACCACCGCATCAAGATGATCCTATTCTACAACTTTACACATCTGGCACCACCGGCAATCCTAAGGGCGTGCAGCTTTCCAATTCGAACCTTTTCGAATTGCGAATTTTGGGGAATCAAGCGGGCGTTGATTGGAACCACTACGAAGAGGACGACTGCGTTTTGTTCGCTATGCCTTGCGCGCATATTGGTGGCACCGGCTTGATCAACAATTCGATTGCTAACGGCGTGCGGTGCCGTGTCGATGCCGAATTCACACCCGATGGCGTCCTTTCCGCGATTGAAGCTGGTGCGACGCATTTGTTCATTGTGCCGGCAGCGCTACAAATGGTGGTCCAACATCCGAAAGCTGCTGAGACCGATTTCAGCAAGCTTAAATTCTTGATGTATGGCGCTGCGCCTATGCCGCTTGAATTGCTAAAGGAAGCGGTCAAGACAATGCCCAACGCGGGCTTTGTCCAATTGTACGGCATGACAGAAACCACCGGCACGGTTACCGCGTTGGGACCGGAAGATCACTCGATCGAAGGCAACCAAAGAATGCGTTCGGCGGGCAAAGCAATCCCGGGTGCCAACATCGAAATTCGCGGCCCAGACAACAAAGAATTGCCGTTCGGTGAGATTGGCGAAGTGTGCATCAAATCGCCGTCCAACACGGCCGGTTATTGGAACTTGCCCGAGGCAACCGCCAGCACAATCGACGCCGAAGGTTGGGTCCACACGGGCGATGCGGCGATCATGGATGTCGATGGCTATGTATATATCCAGGACCGCATCAAAGACATGATCATCTCTGGGGGCGAAAACGTTTATCCCGCAGAAGTCGAAAGCGCGATGTACGGTCATCCCGCCATCGCCGAAGTCGCCGTAATCGGGATCCCCAGCGAGAAATGGGGCGAGGAAGTGAAAGCCTGTGTCGTCTGCAAACCGGGCCATGAGCTCGATGCCAACGATGTGATCGCCTATACGCGCGAACGGGTTGCCGCGTTTAAAGCGCCCAAGACCGTCGATGTGATCCCTGAATTGCCGCGCAACGCCTCTGGCAAAATCCTTCGCCGCCAACTGCGCGATCCGTATTGGGAAGGGCAGGAACGGCAAGTTTCCTGA
- a CDS encoding abscisic acid-deficient protein Aba4 family protein produces MDSEGWAFVFSAVNGLALIAWIGLAFLPRWPALLSAVMYLGVGLLCLAYSMTLIGVMSGLLAGGAGDGAGADFSSIEGVRSIFLSDGGVVIGWTHYLAFDLFVGLWIARDADAKGVSRFIQAPILFFTLMAGPLGLGIWLILREPAARRQGRFQ; encoded by the coding sequence ATGGATTCTGAAGGTTGGGCATTCGTCTTTAGCGCGGTCAACGGCCTCGCTCTTATCGCTTGGATCGGTCTTGCGTTTTTGCCGCGTTGGCCCGCTCTTCTCTCTGCTGTGATGTATCTGGGCGTGGGATTGTTGTGCCTAGCCTATTCCATGACGCTTATTGGCGTAATGTCCGGGTTATTGGCCGGCGGTGCCGGCGATGGTGCCGGAGCAGATTTCTCCTCCATCGAAGGAGTGCGATCGATCTTTTTGAGCGATGGCGGCGTTGTCATTGGGTGGACCCATTACCTGGCGTTTGATCTGTTTGTTGGGCTTTGGATTGCGCGGGATGCCGATGCCAAAGGCGTCTCTCGATTCATCCAGGCGCCGATCCTGTTCTTCACCTTGATGGCAGGTCCATTGGGCCTTGGCATATGGCTGATACTGCGCGAACCGGCCGCGCGCAGGCAAGGACGGTTTCAATAA